The DNA sequence ATCCTTTATGTTCCTGGAGCCGTGAATGTGCCGTGGGACCCTTCATCAGAGATTGTCGAGTATGATGTAGCCTATAGCCGGGCTAAGGATATGCTTCTGGCGTTGACTGAGACCGCCGATCAATATGGCATCAACATTGGCGTAGAGAATGTGTGGAATAAATTCCTCCTCTCACCCCTGGAAATGTGTCAATTCATCGATGAGATCGGGCACCCGCGGGTGCAAGCATATTTCGATGTAGGAAATGTCCTGGTTTCTGGATATCCGGAACACTGGATCAAGATCCTCAAAAATCGGATCAAGAAGGTGCATGTCAAGGATTTCAAAGTGGAAATCGGCAATATCACAGGTTTCACAAATCTGTTGCAGGGAGACGTAAACTGGCCCGGAGTGGTGGCAGCTCTCCAAGATGTTGGCTATGATGGATACCTCACCGCCGAGATATTGCCTCCCTACCGTTATTATCCGGAGAAGCTCATTTATGATGTATCTTCCAGCCTTGATGAAATCTTAGGAAGGGCGCGGAAGTAGCCGCCGTGGGAAAACTGACACAACAGGGAGATCGGCGTTGGATAATTGGCCATAGACGGCGATCCAGGAATGTATCCATGAAGATCCCCCGGGTAAGATCCCCCGGGTGCTTGAACGGGATTTGGTTATGAAGACAACTTGCGAAGGGATGACCTGCTATGGTGAAGATTGGAATGCTTGGCGCTGGTTTCATAGGCAAAGTGCATGCACAGGCATATGCGAATATTCCTCAAGCCAAAGTCGTGGCTGTCTGCGATCTGAACGCGGATGAGGCGAAAAAGCTGGCCGAGAATTTCGGGGCCGACGTGAGCACTGACTGCTCAGAAGTAATTGGTAGGTCTGATGTGGATATAATCGATGTTTGCCTGCCTACATACCTTCATGCCCGCTACGCGGTCGAGGCTGCCAGGGCGGGAAAACATGTTTTCTGCGAGAAGCCTATGGCCTTCACGCTTGCAGAGGCTGATTCCATGATAGAGGCGGCTGAGAAGGCCGGGATCAGCATGATGATCGGCCAGGTCCTGCGTTTCTGGCCTGAATACGTTGCCATCAAGAAAGTCCTGGATAGCGGAGAGCTGGGTAAGTCCCTTGCTATCACAGCTACACGCCTTGGAACTGCGCCAGTCTGGTCGTGGGATAGATGGATACTGGACCCTAACCGTGGTGGCGGAGCCGCCCTTGACCTACATATTCATGATCTAGATTACGTCTCATGGGTCTGGGGAAAGCCAAATGGGGTAAGCGCCCGCGGTGTTAGATCAGTCGCCGGCGCATGGGATCACATTTTTACAACGTTAAGCTACGATGACGGGCGGGTAGCTCTTGTAGAAGGGACCTTTTTTGTGCCCCAGAATTTCCCGTTTACCATGGCACTAAGGGCGGTATGTGAGGAAGGGACCGTGGAGTTCACATTCCGGGCGGGTGTCAACATTGAGGCCCGTGACAAGGTAGAGAACCCCGTTGTGGTCTACAAGAGGGATGGCACTATAGCTTATCCTGAAGTGGGTAGGGAAGATGCATATAAGGCCGAAATTGAGTATTTCGTGAATTGCGTTAATGAAGGCAGAAAACCAGAGATGTCAACTCCTAGGGATGCAAGGCAGTCTCTGGAGATCGCGCTTGCCGCAATAGAATCTGCTGGGAGAGGGGATGCGGGGATCTAATAGAGGGCTATTAGATTCCTTATGGGGGTGAATTGGATATGAAGCTCGCCTGTCAGGAGAATCTCGTCCCTGGTAAGAGTCTCGAAGAGAAGTTATATCGCCTTGAGAAATATGGTTACGCAGGCATTGAGTTTTGGGGCGGCAACATCAAGTCCAGAGCCGAGGAGATAAGGCGGCTATGTGAGCAAAGCAAGGTGAAGCCAAGCACCATATGTGCGGGCTTTAGGGGCTCTCCCCTGGATGCAGACAAGGGGCAGAGGGACCTTGCGATGGCAGATATCAAGGAACTCCTGGAGGTAGCGGGTTACATTGGCGCCATCGGAGTGATAGTGGTGCCGATCTTTGGGCAGCCGAAGGTGCCCGACCTCTCTCCCTGGAAAACGGCGCGCGAGATCGAATTTGAGCTTCTAGTCAAACTGTTGAAAGATATCGCTCCACATGCGGAGAGAGCGAATTCCATTCTCCTGATTGAACCTCTTAACCGATATGAAACCCATTTCCTCCGGACACTTGAAGATGCCGTCTCAGTGGTGAAGGAAGTGGCGAGCCCCAGCGTTCAGATTATGGCTGACTTTTTCCATATGTCCATCGAGGAAGTGAATATAGCCAAGAGTATCGAGGCAGCGGGCCCATACATCCAGCATATACATCTCGCCGACAGCACGCGACTTCTGCCTGGATACGGACACACGGATTTCGAGGCAGGTTTTACTGCCCTCAAGAAGATAGGCTTCAGGAATTACATGGCGCTGGAATGCGGGGTGCCGGGCGACCCGGACCTGGAACTCCCTAAGTGCGCTGAATACCTCAGGAAATTCATATAGGGGGAGGATCTGCCATGTCTGTTAGAGTTGGTTTTATCGGGGTTGGGGGCATCTCAAAAGTCCATTTGGAGTATCTTGCAAAATCCCAGGATGCGAAGATAGTGGCTGTGTCGGACATTGCCGAAGAAAAGGCCAGACAGGTGGGCGCGACCTATGGAGCTTCTGCCTATGTGAACTATGAAGAAATGCTTGATAAAGAAGATCTTGATGCTGTATATATCTCTCTCCCGCCTTTCGCGCATGGAAAACCCGAGCTCAAAGCCGCAGAGCACGGCCTGCACCTATTCATCGAAAAGCCGATAGCTACCAACATCGATACAGCAAAAGAGATCTTGAAGGTGATTGCGGAAAAGCGACTCATAAGCTCTGTCGGATATCAGTGGAGATATCTTGATACGGTGGGCAAGGCAAGAGAGCTTCTCTCAGGTAGGACTGTGGGGATGGTGCTAGGTTACTGGATGGGCGGATTGCCAGGAGTCGCCTGGTGGAGAGTGATGGAGCAGTCCGGCGGCCAGTTTGTGGAGCAGACCACTCATATAGTTGATCTCGCAAGATACACAGCTGGAAATGTGAAAAGAGTCTTTGCGTCATATGCCTTAAGAAGCCTGCAGGATGTGCCCAATTTGAATGTTCCTGATGTTGGCACGGTGACCCTTGAGTTTGAAAATGGCGCTATAGGGACCATTTCCAATACCTGTATGCTTTCTCAAGGATATAATGTTGGGCTCAATGTAGTGACACGAGATCTTGTGCTGGAGATGACCGGATCCAGCCTTAAACGCATTGAGCCGTATCACACGGAAGAATTCCGGACAAGGGTGAATCCCTACAACCTAGAAGATCAGTCATTCATCGATGCGGTGAAGACAGGAGATACGTCGAAGATCAGATCTACGTATGCTGATGCTTTTGAAACCCACAGGGTGACCATGGCAGCGAATGAGTCTGCACGGTTAGGGAAGCCTGTGGATCTAATTGAATAAATTCCCCGCGGCGGTGGGGCGAGTATTAGGAGGCATGAAAGCATGGAGCAATTGCGAATTGGAGTAATAGGGGTCAGTGGTCGTGGTCGCTTGGCTGATCATTGGCACAATCCAGGCGGAAGATCTGTTGTAGTGGCGGGTGCAGACATTAACGAAAAGTACTTGAAGGAATTCAAGGAGCGCTACGGAGATTCGGTTTTTGTGACGACTGATTATCGCCGGCTTCTTGAAAGACCTGATGTGGATGCAGTACTCGTCTCATCGCCGGATTTCTGTCATGAGGAGCATGCGGTGGCCGCGCTTGAGGCTGGTAAGCATGTCTATTGCGAGAAACCCCTTGCAATTACAGTGGAGGGCTGCGATCGAATCCTCAAGGCCTGGCGAGCCTCCGGAAGGAAGCTCATGGTAGGATTTAACATGCGATATATGAATATGTTCCGAACGATGAAAGAAATCGTTGATTCAGGGGCGATCGGGGAGATCAAGGCCGTATGGGTCCGTCATTTTGTGGGGCATGGCGGGGACTTCTACTATCACGATTGGCACGCCATGCGCCGCAATACTACTTCGCTTCTCCTCCAGAAAGGTTCTCATGACATAGATATCATACACTGGATCTCTGGTGCGTACGGCAAGCGGGTTGCAGCCTTTGGCGGCCTTGATTTCTTTGGTGGAGATAAGCCCAATGACCTGGTGTGCCCCACTTGCCCCGAGCGGCGTACCTGCCCGGATCCGGCCAGGGCCGACACTCGTATTCAATGTGCTTTCCGCAAGGAAGTGGATGTAGAAGATAATAATGTGGTCATCATGGAGCTGGAAAATGGGATAAAGGCTTCGTATCTCCAGTGCCATTTCACGCCAGATTACCACCGCAACTATACCTTCATCGGGACAGAAGGAAGGATCGAGAATTCCGAACCCGAAGGCAAGGTCTGGGTGAAGACCAGGGATTCGCATGACTGGAAGGCCCTTGCCAATCGCACCTATGAGGTCAAACCCGCTGTCGGAGGCCATGGCGGCGGTGATCCTGTCGCCTGTGAGGATTTCCTGGATATGATTCTGGAAGGCAAAGAGCCTGTAGCAACGCCAATCGCTGGGAGAATGAGCGTTGCTGTAGGGTGCGCTGCCGCCGAATCGATGCGCTCAGGCGGCAAGGTGGTTGAGGTGGCTCCGCTGCCTGATCTAGGTTAGAAGTTGCAGATTCCGGTCGCCTCGTCTTTACCTGGTACGCTCTAATCGGATACTAGATGACCGCTGGGATGCAAGGAAATTCGTCTGGAGGCGACCGGTGTCCATATCGCACCATCGGGGGTGATCAACGTGGCACGGAAGTATTCTTTGCAGAAAAATAAAAGGTTTTTAGGATATGCGTTTACTTCGCCTTGGATCTTGGGGTTCCTTATGTTCACTTTATATCCTTTTGCGGCATCGATCTATTATAGTCTCACGGACTATAGTGTCTTGAATGCCCCAGAGTTTGTAGGAGTCGGAAATTATGTGACCCTCTTTAGTAAAGACCCTTTGTTTTGGAAGTCGCTTTATAATACTCTGTACTATGCAGTTATCTCCCTGCCACTACAAATATTAGTTGCGCTGGGACTAGCTACTTTACTGAACCAGCGAGTTAGGGGACTGGCAGTTTTCAGAACCATTTTCTACCTTCCTTCTATAGTGCCGATTGTTGGCGCCTCAATTGTATGGATGTGGCTTCTAAATCCACAATATGGCATTATCAATGGAATTCTCTATGCTCTCGGTATCAACGGTCCTGGGTGGATCACCGACCCCGTCTGGTCTAAACCCTCACTGATCATAATGAGCCTGTGGGGCGTAGGAGGATCCATGATAATATACCTTGCCGCCTTGCAGGATGTACCTGTCCAATTATATGAGGCCTCGGAACTAGATGGGGCAAGCCCTTTGCATAAGTTCAGGCATGTTACACTGCCAATGATTTCTCCAGCAATATTCTTCCAATTAGTGATGGGGTTGATCGGGGCTCTTCAATATTTCACTCAGGCTTATGTAATGACTCAGGGCGGCCCTGCTGACTCGACACTTTTCTATTCACTATATCTATATAACAATGCTTTCCGGTACTTCAAAATGGGGTATGCCTCTGCCATGGCATGGATTTTGTTTATTATCATCTTGGTGTTGACTCTCTTGGTGTTCAGGACTTCGCGCAGCTGGGTTTATTACGCTGGTGGGAGGTGATAAGCAGGGGGAATGGGTTAGAAGTATGGATTTGGTCGGCGCGTACCAAACTAGAGTAGTCTTTGGATGCTCTCTATTTAGCGGAATTCGCGGTTTGGCGGTATCTATTGATCCCTTCCAAAACAACAAATGCAGAGGTGAGAAATAAATGAGAAA is a window from the Bacillota bacterium genome containing:
- a CDS encoding Gfo/Idh/MocA family oxidoreductase, which encodes MVKIGMLGAGFIGKVHAQAYANIPQAKVVAVCDLNADEAKKLAENFGADVSTDCSEVIGRSDVDIIDVCLPTYLHARYAVEAARAGKHVFCEKPMAFTLAEADSMIEAAEKAGISMMIGQVLRFWPEYVAIKKVLDSGELGKSLAITATRLGTAPVWSWDRWILDPNRGGGAALDLHIHDLDYVSWVWGKPNGVSARGVRSVAGAWDHIFTTLSYDDGRVALVEGTFFVPQNFPFTMALRAVCEEGTVEFTFRAGVNIEARDKVENPVVVYKRDGTIAYPEVGREDAYKAEIEYFVNCVNEGRKPEMSTPRDARQSLEIALAAIESAGRGDAGI
- a CDS encoding Gfo/Idh/MocA family oxidoreductase, with the translated sequence MEQLRIGVIGVSGRGRLADHWHNPGGRSVVVAGADINEKYLKEFKERYGDSVFVTTDYRRLLERPDVDAVLVSSPDFCHEEHAVAALEAGKHVYCEKPLAITVEGCDRILKAWRASGRKLMVGFNMRYMNMFRTMKEIVDSGAIGEIKAVWVRHFVGHGGDFYYHDWHAMRRNTTSLLLQKGSHDIDIIHWISGAYGKRVAAFGGLDFFGGDKPNDLVCPTCPERRTCPDPARADTRIQCAFRKEVDVEDNNVVIMELENGIKASYLQCHFTPDYHRNYTFIGTEGRIENSEPEGKVWVKTRDSHDWKALANRTYEVKPAVGGHGGGDPVACEDFLDMILEGKEPVATPIAGRMSVAVGCAAAESMRSGGKVVEVAPLPDLG
- a CDS encoding Gfo/Idh/MocA family oxidoreductase, which produces MSVRVGFIGVGGISKVHLEYLAKSQDAKIVAVSDIAEEKARQVGATYGASAYVNYEEMLDKEDLDAVYISLPPFAHGKPELKAAEHGLHLFIEKPIATNIDTAKEILKVIAEKRLISSVGYQWRYLDTVGKARELLSGRTVGMVLGYWMGGLPGVAWWRVMEQSGGQFVEQTTHIVDLARYTAGNVKRVFASYALRSLQDVPNLNVPDVGTVTLEFENGAIGTISNTCMLSQGYNVGLNVVTRDLVLEMTGSSLKRIEPYHTEEFRTRVNPYNLEDQSFIDAVKTGDTSKIRSTYADAFETHRVTMAANESARLGKPVDLIE
- a CDS encoding sugar ABC transporter permease codes for the protein MFTLYPFAASIYYSLTDYSVLNAPEFVGVGNYVTLFSKDPLFWKSLYNTLYYAVISLPLQILVALGLATLLNQRVRGLAVFRTIFYLPSIVPIVGASIVWMWLLNPQYGIINGILYALGINGPGWITDPVWSKPSLIIMSLWGVGGSMIIYLAALQDVPVQLYEASELDGASPLHKFRHVTLPMISPAIFFQLVMGLIGALQYFTQAYVMTQGGPADSTLFYSLYLYNNAFRYFKMGYASAMAWILFIIILVLTLLVFRTSRSWVYYAGGR
- a CDS encoding sugar phosphate isomerase/epimerase, which produces MKKGINQWSFPASTSVSDCLRLAEKAGFEGLELCLEEKGEFSLDTSPEYVSKLAQAARDIGIEVPSVATGLYWKYSPTSSDQAVRAKALEIAKRQIEFASILGADTILYVPGAVNVPWDPSSEIVEYDVAYSRAKDMLLALTETADQYGINIGVENVWNKFLLSPLEMCQFIDEIGHPRVQAYFDVGNVLVSGYPEHWIKILKNRIKKVHVKDFKVEIGNITGFTNLLQGDVNWPGVVAALQDVGYDGYLTAEILPPYRYYPEKLIYDVSSSLDEILGRARK
- a CDS encoding sugar phosphate isomerase/epimerase, producing MKLACQENLVPGKSLEEKLYRLEKYGYAGIEFWGGNIKSRAEEIRRLCEQSKVKPSTICAGFRGSPLDADKGQRDLAMADIKELLEVAGYIGAIGVIVVPIFGQPKVPDLSPWKTAREIEFELLVKLLKDIAPHAERANSILLIEPLNRYETHFLRTLEDAVSVVKEVASPSVQIMADFFHMSIEEVNIAKSIEAAGPYIQHIHLADSTRLLPGYGHTDFEAGFTALKKIGFRNYMALECGVPGDPDLELPKCAEYLRKFI